In a single window of the Danio rerio strain Tuebingen ecotype United States chromosome 20, GRCz12tu, whole genome shotgun sequence genome:
- the LOC137489880 gene encoding uncharacterized protein isoform X2, producing MMVEQISDLPTTSAAKMEEDKACMISQSQKKVKQLKERPRNGTNNSEHEIYEKMIVEEEEVKEIMQEEVVEKKEEVMEEEKEEVVMVDTEKDNTKQEKTNEEEEEKSGEEKVVEKKEEGKEIMQNEIVVEKKEQVMKKKKVVVMVVEVVMVEKNTQIKKDTSTQLTEEEKVVEKKEEEKEIMQKEEVEKEEEVMKEKKVVEKKEEEKEITQKEEVEKEKEVMKEEKVVEKKEEEKEITQKEEVEKEEEVMKEEKVVVGKKKRKKDTSTRLSEEEFWRRKMEEEKVVEKKEEEKEIMQKEEVVEKEEEVMKEEEEVMKEEKGVVEKKKRKDTSTRLSEKELWRRKIIARRLSAAKFLFEQIKEEEEDKMKAEEENNEEKIKYIGKEEEEEEVKKKRRRRRPRKNCKVEEVEEVEGKESEEVENHIEEKEQMNDIEKEEEVKKRRRRRRPRKNCKVEEVEEMEGKESEEVENHIEEKEQMNDIEKEEEEEEVVKKRRRRRRPRKSNSMNEEDKEQSRGVETYCM from the exons ATGATGGTTGAACAGATTTCTGATCTCCCCACAACATCAGCTGCTAAAATGGAGGAAGACAAAGCCTGCATGATCTCCCAGAGCCAGAAAAAAGTGAAGCAGCTCAAAGAAAGGCCAAGAAATGGCACTAATA ATTCTGAACATGAGATCTATGAAAAGATGATTGTGGAAGAGGAAGAAGTGAAGGAGATAAtgcaggaggaggtggtggagaagaaagaggaggtgatGGAAGAAGAGAAGGAGGAGGTGGTGATGGTGGACACAGAGAAAGATAACACAAAGCAAGAAAAGAcaaatgaggaggaggaggagaaaagtggagaggagaaggtggtggagaaaaaggaagaaggGAAGGAGATAATGCAGAATGAGATTGTGGTGGAGAAGAAGGAGCAGGTGATGAAAAAGAAGaaggtggtggtgatggtggtggaagtggtgatggtggagaaaaatacacaaataaagaaagataCCAGCACCCAACTAACAgaggaggagaaggtggtggagaaaaaggaagaagagaaagagataatgcagaaggaagaggtggagaaggaggaggaggtgatgaaagagaagaaggtggtggagaaaaaggaagaagagaaagagataacgcagaaggaagaggtggagaaggagaaggaggtgatgaaagaggagaaggtggtggagaaaaaggaagaagagaaagagataacgcagaaggaagaggtggagaaggaggaggaggtgatgaaagaggagaaggtggtggtggggaaaaagaaaagaaagaaagataccaGCACCCGACTGTCAGAGGAGGAGTTCTGGAGAAGGAAAATGgaggaggagaaggtggtggagaaaaaggaggaagagaaagagataatgcagaaggaagaggtggtggagaaggaggaggaggtgatgaaagaggaggaggaggtgatgaaagaggagaagggggtggtggagaaaaagaaaagaaaagataccAGCACCCGACTGTCAGAGAAGGAGCTCTGGAGAAGGAAAATTATCGCCAGAAGGCTATCTGCGGCAAAGTTTCTGTTTGAGCaaataaaggaggaggaggaggacaagaTGAAAGCTGAGGAAGAGAACAATGaggagaaaataaaatacattggaaaggaggaggaggaggaggaggtgaagaaaaagagaaggaggaggcggccaagaaaaaactgcaaggtggaagaagtggaggaggtggaaggaaaggaaagtgaggaggtggagaatcacattgaggagaaagagcaaatgaatgacattgaaaaggaggaggaggtgaagaaaaggagaaggaggaggcggccaagaaaaaactgcaaggtggaagaagtggaggagatggaaggaaaggaaagtgaggaggtggagaatcacattgaggagaaagagcaaatgaatgacattgaaaaggaggaggaggaggaggaggtggtgaagaaaaggagaaggaggaggcggcCAAGAAAAAGTAACAGTATGAACGA
- the LOC137489880 gene encoding uncharacterized protein isoform X1: MMVEQISDLPTTSAAKMEEDKACMISQSQKKVKQLKERPRNGTNNEKEKVKEKRKKRKKSKVASFIRAALRWFCFCPRNEPFTLSSSDDSEHEIYEKMIVEEEEVKEIMQEEVVEKKEEVMEEEKEEVVMVDTEKDNTKQEKTNEEEEEKSGEEKVVEKKEEGKEIMQNEIVVEKKEQVMKKKKVVVMVVEVVMVEKNTQIKKDTSTQLTEEEKVVEKKEEEKEIMQKEEVEKEEEVMKEKKVVEKKEEEKEITQKEEVEKEKEVMKEEKVVEKKEEEKEITQKEEVEKEEEVMKEEKVVVGKKKRKKDTSTRLSEEEFWRRKMEEEKVVEKKEEEKEIMQKEEVVEKEEEVMKEEEEVMKEEKGVVEKKKRKDTSTRLSEKELWRRKIIARRLSAAKFLFEQIKEEEEDKMKAEEENNEEKIKYIGKEEEEEEVKKKRRRRRPRKNCKVEEVEEVEGKESEEVENHIEEKEQMNDIEKEEEVKKRRRRRRPRKNCKVEEVEEMEGKESEEVENHIEEKEQMNDIEKEEEEEEVVKKRRRRRRPRKSNSMNEEDKEQSRGVETYCM, translated from the exons ATGATGGTTGAACAGATTTCTGATCTCCCCACAACATCAGCTGCTAAAATGGAGGAAGACAAAGCCTGCATGATCTCCCAGAGCCAGAAAAAAGTGAAGCAGCTCAAAGAAAGGCCAAGAAATGGCACTAATA atgagaaggagaaagtaaaagaaaagagaaagaagagaaagaagagCAAGGTTGCTTCTTTCATCAGAGCTGCTCTTCGATGGTTCTGCTTCTGTCCTCGTAATGAGCCGTTCACACTTTCCTCATCTGATG ATTCTGAACATGAGATCTATGAAAAGATGATTGTGGAAGAGGAAGAAGTGAAGGAGATAAtgcaggaggaggtggtggagaagaaagaggaggtgatGGAAGAAGAGAAGGAGGAGGTGGTGATGGTGGACACAGAGAAAGATAACACAAAGCAAGAAAAGAcaaatgaggaggaggaggagaaaagtggagaggagaaggtggtggagaaaaaggaagaaggGAAGGAGATAATGCAGAATGAGATTGTGGTGGAGAAGAAGGAGCAGGTGATGAAAAAGAAGaaggtggtggtgatggtggtggaagtggtgatggtggagaaaaatacacaaataaagaaagataCCAGCACCCAACTAACAgaggaggagaaggtggtggagaaaaaggaagaagagaaagagataatgcagaaggaagaggtggagaaggaggaggaggtgatgaaagagaagaaggtggtggagaaaaaggaagaagagaaagagataacgcagaaggaagaggtggagaaggagaaggaggtgatgaaagaggagaaggtggtggagaaaaaggaagaagagaaagagataacgcagaaggaagaggtggagaaggaggaggaggtgatgaaagaggagaaggtggtggtggggaaaaagaaaagaaagaaagataccaGCACCCGACTGTCAGAGGAGGAGTTCTGGAGAAGGAAAATGgaggaggagaaggtggtggagaaaaaggaggaagagaaagagataatgcagaaggaagaggtggtggagaaggaggaggaggtgatgaaagaggaggaggaggtgatgaaagaggagaagggggtggtggagaaaaagaaaagaaaagataccAGCACCCGACTGTCAGAGAAGGAGCTCTGGAGAAGGAAAATTATCGCCAGAAGGCTATCTGCGGCAAAGTTTCTGTTTGAGCaaataaaggaggaggaggaggacaagaTGAAAGCTGAGGAAGAGAACAATGaggagaaaataaaatacattggaaaggaggaggaggaggaggaggtgaagaaaaagagaaggaggaggcggccaagaaaaaactgcaaggtggaagaagtggaggaggtggaaggaaaggaaagtgaggaggtggagaatcacattgaggagaaagagcaaatgaatgacattgaaaaggaggaggaggtgaagaaaaggagaaggaggaggcggccaagaaaaaactgcaaggtggaagaagtggaggagatggaaggaaaggaaagtgaggaggtggagaatcacattgaggagaaagagcaaatgaatgacattgaaaaggaggaggaggaggaggaggtggtgaagaaaaggagaaggaggaggcggcCAAGAAAAAGTAACAGTATGAACGA